The region tattttaaattttcagaaCAAAAACGTGCAAATATCGTATGAAAACAACAGATGGTGTGATTCTAGAACTGTTGTCGCCAACTTATATATTAATTTGAGGTCGATAATTCACGAGTTGATATTTGCTAACGGGATATTGGAACTTTATGTGTCCGGTGTCCCCATGTACATAAATTGAATATTTATGAATGAGTTTTTACactataaacaaataaataatgcaAAAATCGTGCACCATGCCGCCGACGGCAGTTATTAGTAGTTAATTTAAATCTACAACTAACATATATAAAATCTATTTTACATCTGATACGTATCGTttactataatttaattataaatcaaTGACCTTAATACAATTCAACTAGTTGAAAAAAAGTTGTTCTTATTAAGCAGCTGGGTACGTCTAAATTCTCATGTTTGATTTAATACAATATACGGAAATTAATAATCACAATTAATGCGCATGCAATACTTACAAGATTATTAATTAGTAATCGCTACGAGATAAGTAATTCTAACTATTTTGCATGCATTCGTACCCCTAAAAGCATTAGAGGTTGGCGAGACCtttgaaaataaaagaaattaggTGTTCATGACAGAGGATGATTTCAAACAGTGGTGGATCCATGATCCTAAAACGGGGggtgaaataaataaaatttatcggAAGCTAACGGAGGAAGGAGGGCGACAATAGAAAATTCACGTCGGGGTCTATGGTAGCTGGTCGCCACTGGCGGATCCAGGGGGCGACCGCCCCTTCCCGGCCCCCAGTCCCAGAGAGCCTAAATATCCCTTAGGGTTGAGTCGGAAATAGCAAAATTACCCCCTCTGTGTAGAAAAATATGGGTTTTCAATAAATGTGTATATTGAAGTTAGTAGCCTAGTAGTTATGTTGTTGCTCTTTTAACTAAGAAGTCCATAGATCAAGCCTCATTTGAGAACAtttttatcaattcatattaCTTCTTTTAACcattctttctttattttatcaattccaTCATATTACTTCTTATTACCAAATCAAACTATTAAATACTTTAGgaatctatattttttttagttcacatattatttttgttaaatatttCTTTTACTGTAATtattactactcccttcgtttcttcatagttgaggcgaaacttttcggtACGGAATTTTAGAAAGGAACGTTGGgtgtattaaataaatagataaaaaagtaagaaaaaggaaaaggtagagagaataaagtataaagtgaataaagtagagagactaaaataagagagagtaaagtaagaaagagaaaaaagttaccatatatggaaatgactaaATGACTCAACTGTGaaggaacggatggagtataatattttaTGTGATCTTTATTTCAGCAGTGGCTTTTGTTTTATAGCTAGAGGTTTATGAGGTGTGctcttttgttgctttttgttttgtttcatttttcccTATTTTGCTTTTGTTTTTAGGTGTTGGTGTCTTGTTTTTGGCTGAATGGTTGGTGTGGCTATTTGTTGAGGATTGTCTCGGATGTTGTAATGTAGCTGGGGATATGGTGATACTTTGCTTAGCCCGTCTATATATAATCATGGAGTATTTGTTAATGACTCTTTTGCTTACTGCTTTTTTTGACCTGagcaatttttttgttataaaaaaattgaagactGAAAATTTAGTGCTCGAGATATATTGCCGTGTGATGTGTACATATTTAAGTAGTCTTTACTACGTACTTCATGTCTCTGATAAACAAACATGTATTTTTGCTTTTTCATCATGTTTATACATATATTTAAAATACAAGAAGCCAAAAACAGTAGAATGAAATAAAATCAATTTGGAGTGTCACACCTCCTCCTTACCTCCCCCTGATCCCCAGTCTTGACATCAAGCATGCCCACCTTCTCCATAGCCTTGGCGAAATCCTTGAAGAATTTGGTCCCATCCTTGGCGTACATATCCACGAACGGCTTCGTTCGTGGATCCGACACCAAGATCTGATCGCTCGCCAGCAGACCAAACCCATTTTGCAGATTCACATAATACGCATTGTCGAACTTCCCAGCCGTCATGGGGTCGTTGAAGGCGGCTAAAGTAGGGTCCTTCTTGTATCCGGCGCAGAGCTTGCGGAGGCCTTCCGCGTAGGCAGGGTTCATGGAGGGGTCGTGGTCCTGCGTGGCGCTGAAGTTGAAGATCCGGGAGGCGAACTCGGTGCAATGGGAGAAGCCGATGGTGTGGGCCCCGGAGAGCGTGACCATCTCCTGCACGGAGAATCCCTTGGCGGCGAAGATGTCGATGATCTGTGTGACGGACATGTTGGGGCGGGCGATGTGGCCCTCCACGTCGTTGGCGTGGGCGACGCGGCTGTCGCGGCGGCCGAGGGGGACGGGGTAGAAGGGGCCGCCGACCATGGTGATGAGGTCGCGGGTGGCCTCGGCGAGGATGTCGGAGCAGGAGGTGACGCCGGGGCACTCCACCTCTAGGCGGGTCTTGGCTCGGATGACCACGTCGAAGGCGTCGCCGGGGAGGGAGTGGTTGATGTCGTGGTCGCGCTCGGAGGCGtgggaggaggagggggagatCAGGAAGAGGGAGGCGTCGCACCCGCCCACCACGCAGTCGTGGAAGAAGAGGCGGAGGACGCCGGCCGCGGACGAGGGGACAGCCAGCTGCTTGTCGGTGGTCACATCTTGGATGATCTTGGCGAAGTTGGGGCACGTCTTCGCGTAGAAGTCTGTTTTCAGCTGCGGCGGCCGCGGCTGCAGCGTGTTGGGGCGGGATTGGACGAGGACGAGGAAAGGGAGGAGTAAGAGGAGGAGTGGTGGCGACATTGTTTGGTGTTGAAGATAGTGGTGGTGAATTGTTTTTTTACCAACTCATGGATTCAAGGGAATTCATTAACAACCGAATTTCGCTCTTTTTCACCCATCTCTTTCCTCAGCAACTCAACCAACcatctctttctttttatttacttacactatttttttttttatttttctaagaaTCTGACAGACATTGGTACTTTTCGAAAGGAAACAAGTAGTTTTTCAAATGTGTCGAATATATTATTGTAAAAAACGAATTTAACTAACTACTCCATTTGAAAGATGGTACTCCCTGTTTTTGAGATGATTTTGGATATACTAAAATTTAGTCGAAAAAAATCTTGAGAATGAAGGGTCTGTTTCAACTTTCTCCTCACAATCCAATACtggtattttatattttggtttaaagTTGAATGAAAATATAGAATTAAAGTAATTGTGGCATCAAAGGCAACGCTTCTGCCTGAATTTTCCAATTGTGCACCAAAGGCAACTCGACATAAAATTGGGACATCAACAGAATGGTAAGGGTCTTCAAAAGCACAAGATAGATAGATTGTGTAATATTCCAACGTGACAAAATTTCCAATTCTATGTTACCTGTGACAAATGACAAATTTTACATCTCGATTGCTATGTAGCAACCTTTAACAAGGAGTAGATAAAAATGCATCCAAGAGAATGAATTAAACTCGTTCAATATACTATATAATACAAGACAATCTTCAGCTGGAAGACCATACAAAGAAACAGACTGATGAGAGACAAGTAATAGTATTATTACTCAATCCATTCCACaaggcttctttttgtctcccTTTAGGTGAAGGTTGTACCATTTCTTCTTTTTCGACCTCTCTCCTCTCGACTGCTTCTTATCCTTCCCTTGGCAATCATCACCCTCCTTCACTGTGGCTTTATTCTTGCTTCGACTACTACTGCTGCGCTTTATTTGTGGAGCAGTTGTATATGAAGCATGTATCTCGTTCCTCTGTTGGAGAAGCTCGTCAATCTGCAGAACCACAACTTTTCAAATAGTACTAAGATACAGGTGTTGCTCCCTACATATAGTAGTGGTTTTAACTCAGGCATTACTTACAGCTTGCATTTCTTGAGCGTATCTACTTGTCATCTCGGTGAATTGAGCGAGCACCTGTTAACAATAACGTACAGAAGTAAGTTCCCATGTACCTCGCCATAAAGTGCGAGTTCAGATTAGTCTAACAACAAACCTCTCTATATTCGGTTTCAAATTTGGAAAGCTCCACTCTTTTTGACAATATTTGAGCTTCAACAGATCTAAGGTCCTCCTTCTCTTCAGAAAAGATTTCAGCAGAAAGAATTTCTACAGTGTAGCTTACACTTTTGAAAAAATTATCACCTGCAAAATAATTTGAAAAGCCCAACAGACCTGAGCAGTCGTCTCTTTCAGGTAAAGATAGATATGGAAACAAATTTCAAGGACAAGTCTTACCATAAACTGCAAAATAATGGTTGCCGGCTTTGAGTTCAGTTATTTCAAAGGGCTGAAATCCATCCAGCTTTCTAAAGAAAGCAGCATCTGGATCTTTTACAGCAGTCGCCTGAAATCAGTAGAAGTTATGTGAAATTATGAATGAATTAAGAATAGAAGCGGAGGGTTCACGCATGCAGTTGAGCATACCCGATTTACTTACAGAGTTATGGGCAGGGTCCATTCGATAAACAGGGAACCCAAGAAAATACATCCCAGCAGATGTAACCTTCCCTGCTTTTGAACTATCCTCCTATAAACAAAAATTAAGCACGACTAAAGTTATGAGAATAGAACACCAAATCAAAAATAAATTGCAAGAAAATACCACATTCTAAATGGACAAAAGTGCAAGCCTAGTGCCATGTAAACCAAAAACCAATGACTAGTCCGAAAGACCAAAGTAGTCCAAGAGGAGAGGTTTGATTTTATTCTGAGCATGTATTCCAGGAAAGGGACATGGAAATAACCAATCCAGAGAAAAATAAGTACCATAAATTTCATTTcagaaaaatattaataaaactatttcattttaataataCAACTATATGGCAGTCTTTTTATCAGGATAAATGTGGCAAGCTTCCCAGGGGTTCATATCACATTTATTGAAACcaatgaaaatttatttatttatttatttatttattaaagtaATAATACACTTCTCCCGGGGAACTGCAAGATTAGAGACTGAATTATACATCTGATTAAAAAGGTCTACACAGAACTAGGAGAAATAAACCTGTAAAGCAAGGCATAGTCCACCATTCTCTTCCTGATCAAAGTACAATAGCTGAAAAAGACCAACATGGATACATTAAAGCAGCAGGAAGCATATTATTACACCACAGGAAAAGGTTATAATGAGCTGGAGAATTAAAGCAAATTAAAAACTGGTTAGCATAATTTTGGAAGAATACAGGTTACCCAATAGCATGACCTGTCACCGCAAATGAATGGAAGACCAGGGCATTTTGTAAGGATATTTTTCTCTCCACATTTAATAGaagttagtagtagtagtagtagtagtatttattttatggTGGCCGTGGCTAAGATACTACTTTGTCATGAAAAGTTGCTGTTATTTTTACCTAATTATATGAGTTTTAGTATTTCATAACATATGAGATGAAGGAAAGATGAAAATATTTCAGAAGACATGGACACAGTTCACGTCTTCTcacaaatataaatacaaacCTATTGTTGGATTATGTTtgttatttatagagtaaaatgagtttgaagccaaaaaattccaataaaatacAATTATGCAATTTCAGCACAAACAGTAATAAGCATTATGCTGTCTAATGCCCAAGAAAGCCCAAGCTAAGGCTGCATAGAGTTAGCATCTAACATTTAGTTAATAGTATTAACTAGCTACACACAAAAgctaataataaattaattctgTATAAAAAACTAATGCAACTCCCATTTCCAAGAATCTCCACTTATAACGGATGAGAAGACACAATTTCTCAATAACAAAATTGAACGAGAATGATATAAAGCACAACTGAGATATTAGGATATGTCATAATCATTTTCAGATGTTGCATAATAATTTTAAGAAAAACtgaacaacattttccattctcTAGACAAAGCTGTAAACTGACTAGAATATATATACCTTAAATTTGCTCTTATCTGATGAAGAAACTCGGCAAACAAGTCCGGCCTGTGCTTCCTTTTCTGTTATGGTTACAGAATAAAAGTGAGCACATTGCTTCTCAACCTGTTGGGAGAAGAAGAATGTATTAGTTTaaacagaaaaaaatataagtataatATTGCTTACTAATTTAGGGAGATGATTATACCTTCCTGCACAAAGATTGTCCCAGCAGGAGTGGACGAATTGATACTGCCCCATTTAGTGCTTCCTCCAGAACAGTGGCCGATACAGTAGTCTTGATAGGAACTCCGAGTTTACTGATCGCCCAATGAAGTACAGTTTATTTAGGTAAATCAAAAATATAATCCAATAGTTCACAACAAGATTGAAAACATAATAAACAAACTCATTATAAATACCAACCAACCTAAAAATTGCAGCAAACATCGTATTAACAGTTCCTAAACTTGAAAGGTCAAGTTCCAGTTCTTGGCTTTCTGATTCGACAGCCTGAAAAAGGATAAGACATACAACTTCAAGACTGTTCAAACAATCAACTAATTAAGGTTCACATTAAATCCTTAGGCTGGGTTGAGTTCACAAACACTAACCTCAAAACCTGCTGTGTCATACTGCCGCCTTTTATCCGTATCAGACAAAATGTTATATGAGAAAGTGACATCTTTGAACATATCCGCAGCTGTAACATCGTTTGCATTTTTGTCTGGGTGGTACCTACATTTTGTAATACAAACATAACCAACACATAATCGACCCTGAGAAATGCTTCTCAGCATACAACACACATTTAGCAACGAAATTGGATCTATAGGAACCAAACAATACAGTGGAGACAGAGCATCTCATCATTATTTGTTAGATGAATGGTTTGGGAGAGAGAAGACCAATTTTCCTGCATGTTTCATGATCCGTCTTACTGGCTACAAACGGAACATCATActttttgtaataaaataaatcatacCCTGAATCACTACCAAATTTAAATGTTGAAAATGGAAATTAGGCAATGGAGAAACATAATAATGCTATATGTCATCCAGTATATCTTAAATAGCTGATATTCATATCAAAACATAACTACAGAGGTGAAAGAAAGCACAACTCAATAATTTATAGCTGGATTTCAACATTAAGCGAAGATCAGAGGAGTAAGTTAACATACTTTAAAGCCAACTTCCGGTAGGCACTCTTAATTTCCTGGTCGGTAGAATTTCTGTTCACCCCCAAAACCTCATAGGGGTCTCTCCGCAGCTGCTTCTCCCCATCCCCTTTCTCAGATTTAGATTTTTGCCCCGGCATTTTCTTTATATGCAAACAAAATAATGAATCAAAGAGGAACAAAACCCAACCAAAGGTCGAATCCTGAATCCATTATACGGATACCCTCATTCTGCTAAgaaatatgagaaaattttcaaaatttcaaatggAGATATTGAGCTGAAACACACATGTCCGAAAACCCTAAATGAAGAAATTGACTTTAAAACATTTCAAATTGGAAACTATTCAGAGAAATTGAGACAAAATGCATGATTTTAATCGGAGGagataatttttttaagaaaacccTAAGCAACAGAGCTCAATAGCTGGAGAAAATGGAGGGTAAATTAGGTGGCTTTTTCTGTTTTTTagtttcttgttttcttttgaTATAATATGAGGTAGctgtttaaaattcaaatttattgcTAGCGCTTGCTACCATGCGCCGTGTGGAGAGTATCGTGCGCATCCTGGCGCATACAACCCCTGGTTCACTTTTCTAGTACTATAATATTAACCTtgttttttagaatttttaataaaggtaattaatttattaattgatGATTTGGTGAATGCATATGGAGATAAGTGAAGTAGATCGGATTCGTAAGCATAATTGATGAGAAAAAGGTAAGACATTAATATCGTAATTAATTGGTGTGGTGATGAGAGTGACTGATTTTTGACCTCTTAATTACTCATTACTCATACGA is a window of Salvia splendens isolate huo1 chromosome 3, SspV2, whole genome shotgun sequence DNA encoding:
- the LOC121794763 gene encoding chaperone protein dnaJ 16-like; amino-acid sequence: MPGQKSKSEKGDGEKQLRRDPYEVLGVNRNSTDQEIKSAYRKLALKYHPDKNANDVTAADMFKDVTFSYNILSDTDKRRQYDTAGFEAVESESQELELDLSSLGTVNTMFAAIFSKLGVPIKTTVSATVLEEALNGAVSIRPLLLGQSLCRKVEKQCAHFYSVTITEKEAQAGLVCRVSSSDKSKFKLLYFDQEENGGLCLALQEDSSKAGKVTSAGMYFLGFPVYRMDPAHNSATAVKDPDAAFFRKLDGFQPFEITELKAGNHYFAVYGDNFFKSVSYTVEILSAEIFSEEKEDLRSVEAQILSKRVELSKFETEYREVLAQFTEMTSRYAQEMQAIDELLQQRNEIHASYTTAPQIKRSSSSRSKNKATVKEGDDCQGKDKKQSRGERSKKKKWYNLHLKGDKKKPCGMD
- the LOC121793876 gene encoding peroxidase 6-like: MSPPLLLLLLPFLVLVQSRPNTLQPRPPQLKTDFYAKTCPNFAKIIQDVTTDKQLAVPSSAAGVLRLFFHDCVVGGCDASLFLISPSSSHASERDHDINHSLPGDAFDVVIRAKTRLEVECPGVTSCSDILAEATRDLITMVGGPFYPVPLGRRDSRVAHANDVEGHIARPNMSVTQIIDIFAAKGFSVQEMVTLSGAHTIGFSHCTEFASRIFNFSATQDHDPSMNPAYAEGLRKLCAGYKKDPTLAAFNDPMTAGKFDNAYYVNLQNGFGLLASDQILVSDPRTKPFVDMYAKDGTKFFKDFAKAMEKVGMLDVKTGDQGEVRRRCDTPN